The Alphaproteobacteria bacterium genome has a window encoding:
- the gpt gene encoding xanthine phosphoribosyltransferase produces the protein MSAAITTPKTFPISWAEFHRDARALAWRLSTLGPFNRIIAVTRGGLVPAAIVAWELDIRLIDTVCIISYHDYQIGKAEILKKVGGDDEGVLVIDDLVDTGTTATLIREMLPKAHIATVYAKANGKPLVDSFVTEVSQDTWIVFPWEI, from the coding sequence ATGTCAGCAGCAATTACAACACCTAAAACATTTCCAATTTCCTGGGCAGAATTTCATCGCGATGCGCGTGCACTTGCTTGGCGATTATCAACTCTTGGGCCTTTCAATCGAATTATAGCCGTTACGCGTGGTGGTCTAGTCCCTGCAGCAATTGTTGCTTGGGAGCTTGATATTCGTCTAATCGATACAGTTTGTATCATTAGCTACCACGATTACCAAATTGGCAAAGCTGAAATTTTGAAAAAAGTAGGTGGCGATGATGAAGGCGTGCTTGTCATTGATGATTTGGTCGACACAGGCACGACGGCTACTTTAATTCGTGAAATGCTCCCCAAGGCTCATATTGCGACAGTATACGCTAAAGCAAATGGCAAGCCATTGGTTGATAGTTTTGTGACAGAAGTGAGTCAGGATACTTGGATAGTATTCCCCTGGGAAATCTAA